From Streptomyces asiaticus, one genomic window encodes:
- a CDS encoding RNA polymerase sigma factor: protein MTVEPGVRTGAESDASVIARSRDEPEAFAVLFDRYADAVHRYLARRLGGEPADDLMAETFTTAFQQRHRYDPARATGNDARPWLFGIATNLVGRHRRAEARRFKALARIPAPADHEEPLADRAAARVGAQAVRRELAAALAALPARHRDVLLLVAWGGLGYEEVAQALGVPIGTVRSRLHRARSKLREALGGSDPTTLREASGHD, encoded by the coding sequence ATGACCGTCGAACCAGGCGTCCGCACGGGGGCGGAGAGCGATGCCTCGGTCATTGCACGGTCCCGGGATGAGCCCGAGGCATTCGCCGTGCTCTTCGACCGGTACGCGGATGCGGTACATCGTTATCTGGCCCGTAGGCTCGGCGGCGAACCGGCCGACGACCTCATGGCGGAGACCTTCACCACTGCTTTCCAGCAGCGGCACCGGTACGACCCCGCGAGGGCCACGGGCAACGACGCCCGGCCGTGGCTGTTCGGCATAGCGACCAACCTGGTCGGCCGGCACCGGCGGGCCGAGGCCCGCCGGTTCAAGGCCCTGGCCCGCATCCCGGCTCCCGCCGACCACGAGGAGCCGCTGGCCGACCGGGCCGCGGCCCGGGTAGGGGCACAGGCCGTACGCCGCGAGCTGGCGGCGGCACTGGCCGCACTGCCCGCGCGGCACCGGGACGTGCTGCTGCTGGTGGCGTGGGGCGGTCTCGGCTACGAGGAGGTGGCCCAGGCCCTCGGTGTCCCCATCGGCACGGTCAGATCACGGCTGCACCGGGCTCGCAGCAAGCTACGCGAAGCGTTGGGCGGATCCGATCCGACGACACTGCGAGAGGCATC